One Symphalangus syndactylus isolate Jambi chromosome 20, NHGRI_mSymSyn1-v2.1_pri, whole genome shotgun sequence DNA segment encodes these proteins:
- the KRTAP1-4 gene encoding keratin-associated protein 1-4, giving the protein MASCSTSGTCGSSCCQPSCCETSCCQPSCCQTSSCETGCGIGGGNGYGQEGSSGAVSTRIRWCRPDCRMEGTCLPPCCLVSCTPPSCCQLHHAEASCCRPSYCGQSCCRPACCCHCCEPTC; this is encoded by the coding sequence ATGGCCAGCTGTTCCACCAGTGGGACCTGTGGCTCCAGCTGCTGCCAGCCAAGTTGCTGTGAGACTAGCTGCTGCCAGCCAAGCTGCTGCCAAACCAGCTCCTGCGAAACTGGCTGTGGCATTGGTGGTGGCAATGGCTATGGCCAGGAGGGCAGCAGTGGAGCTGTGAGCACCCGTATCAGGTGGTGCCGCCCAGATTGCCGCATGGAGGGCACCTGCCTGCCCCCCTGCTGCCTGGTAAGCTGCACACCCCCATCCTGCTGCCAGCTGCACCACGCCGAGGCCTCCTGCTGCCGCCCATCCTACTGTGGACAGTCCTGCTGCCGCCCAgcctgctgctgccactgctgtgAGCCCACCTGCTAA